Genomic segment of Salvia splendens isolate huo1 chromosome 12, SspV2, whole genome shotgun sequence:
GCGGCGAACGGCGAATTCAGCTTCAGAAGCAGCGGCGTGAAGGGGCGGAACAACCTGCCGAAGATTCACACCGATAAGAAGGCCTCGGATGAGAGCGATATCTGCCACGATGACAGCGCGACGCCGGTGAAGGCGCAGACGCTCGATGAATTGCACTCGCTTCAGAAGAAGAAGTCGGCGCCGACTACCCCGATCCAGGCGGCGCTTGGAGAATTCGCGGAGGAGGACCGCCACAAGCAGCAGATGCAGTCTATTAGGTTTTTAATCGATTCGcctaaatttgattttttgatttttttggttGAATTTTAGCTGCACCTACGAAGATAGGCTAGGTCGTCTTTGATTTCGAAATGAGTGTTGGTGAATTATTGGATCTGTTATTTGTGGAACAGCTGTGTTTgatcaaattttttaaattcgcAGCGCGTCGCTGGCGTCGTTGACGCGGGAGACCGGGCCGAAGGTGGTGAAGGGAGATCCGGCGAGGGCGGCGGAGACGCCGCGGGTGGCGCCTGCGAGCCACCACCACTTTGAACCGACGCTCGACATCAGTGATAGCGGGCTTAAGTTTACTCACATCCTCTACAATCTATCCCCTGCTGGTAACTCATTAACATTTTCATAGATTTGTTATTTAGATTTAATGATTTATTCAAATATATACTGAATATGTGCAATTCAGTGATTCACACTGTTGGTAAAAGTTGAATCAAATCAACTTTACTCTGCTTTATATTGTGAATACTACTTTGacgaattttttaatttgaatgcGAATTCCAGAATTATACGAACAAGCTATAAAATACGAGAAAGGATCGTTCATCACAGCGAGTGGAGCATTGGCGACGCTGTCTGGGGCGAAAACTGGACGATCTCCGAGAGACAAGCGTGTGGTGAAAGATGAAACCACAGATGATCTGTGGTGGGGGAAGTGAGTCTCTGCGTgaattggaaaataattttatgaatttgattGATTATCTGCATAagaaattactactattttttggTAATGATTTAATTCACGATTTTTTCTTGACGTGGCAGAGGCTCACCCAATATTGAGATGGACGAACACACTTTTCTTGTTAATAGAGAGAGAGCCGTGGATTACTTGTGCTCACTGGAAAAGGTATAAAGCTTTCTCGTTTAATTAACTCTGGATTTGATTAgtaaattatcaaaataatattttaacatTAGTAGGGTCGACTTTAAAGTCGCATTAGCCTTTTGTAAATCTTGCAAGAATCAAGAAATTATTAAATCTCTTCTATGCGAAAATGATTTGTCGGTTGACTTGAAAATTTACCCAGCATAACATATGTCCAGATAAACCAATTAACAAAATTATTGAATCCCCAAAAAACAGAGTGATGCTAGTCGTGCCAGCTGCCACATACTTCTAAATAGATAttgaaaaatctaaaaataataattattctatagatttcaattttgtgaaatcaaattttaaaaatatctatcTACTCCTATTTATTTATGAATAGATATTTTGTGAAATAAGTTGAGTAGGTcatattatactactactactactacttactaTTGTCCAGGGAGCTGTCTGTCACTATGAGTCAACTGCTGCAATAATTTAGAGCCAAGAATCTTTTTTTAATTCTGGGTGGGTGATAAATTGATGATAAGTGGCAAAAAGTCGACCAtaagaaaatttttaaaaatcaaaccaAACAATAAATAGCAACGAAAAAATATCTATTTTTAGTCTCAAACGGCATCCACACATGTTGGGGACACCTATATTTATGAtaatacattaaataaaaaataagtactaTGAATCTAACAAAAGAACATAGTataaaatattctaaaattGAACTGTATCAGAACAGTAGGTCTATAATCTGAATCTAGTGGAATTGACTGATTCTCCACTTTTAAAAAGTACTAATAAATTGAGTATATTCTATGTTATACTCTCTCTTATGTTTGAATTaaaatctcattttattataaaatagaCGACCTCGATATAAAAAGTCTCATTTCACTgtattctactaatttttctCACCCTTTTTTCCTTCATATGTATTTCTTTAAACCCCCGGCGTGTCGAAGTAAGACTTCATATTGCGATTGATGGGAGTAGGTATTATGTTATACTCTAGCCACAGTAATCAAGTGGCCCACATTTCAAGGCTAAGGGGTTACATAACATAATATTCTAGTAATTGCAGTATTAAAATGACCATTAGTTAGAATATGAGCTCCGTTCACAAAGATAACGAAACGTAACTTAGTTGGTAAATGTAAACCAAGCAGGTTGTGAAATCGAACCAATGACTTTTTCAGTAAGGAGATATTTTAGGAGTGTGCATGGAGAAGTGTTAGTATTTAACTAATGAGGTGTTTCATGTGTGAAGGTTTACGTGAACGACCAGTTCCTTAACTGGGACCCGGAGCATCGCATCAAAGTGAGGATCGTCTCTGCAAGAGCCTATCACTCTCTGTTTATGCACAACATGTGAGTAGCTCATCAACTTTGCACATTGTTTGTTTATTGAGTTTGTTTGTATAAAGAGTGATGGATATATATGAGTGTTGTGTGTCGGGTGCAGGTGCATTCGACCTACTCCCGAAGAACTGGAGAGTTTTGGCACGCCCGACTTCACCATATACAATGCAGGGCAGTTCCCTTGCAACCGATACACTCACTACATGACTTCCTCGACTAGTATAGACGTGAATCTTGCTAGAAAGGAGATGGTGATCCTCGGCACTCAATATGCTGGGGAGATGAAGAAGGGTCTCTTCAGCCTGATGCACTATCTCATGCCTAAGCGCGGTGTCCTCTCCCTGCACTCTGGCTGCAATATGGGGAAAGACGGAGACGTCGCCCTCTTCTTTGGATTATCTGGTAATATTTCTTCCAACCTCTCTGTATATGATGTATCAATCTCAATCAAAGCTCGTAtaattttgtgtgtgtgtgtgtgtgtgtttgttgtAGGTACTGGCAAAACAACGTTGTCTACGGATCACAACAGGTACTTGATTGGAGACGACGAGCACTGCTGGAGTGACAACGGCGTCTCCAACATCGAAGGTGGCTGCTACGCCAAATGCATAGACTTGTCAAGAGAGAAAGAGCCGGATATTTGGAATGCCATCAAGTTTGGAGCTGGTGGCCTTCACTTTCCCCTCTCGTTCTGTCCTTTTCCTTCGCTTTCTGTGAACTGATTCATCTCCTATCCATTTGTTTTCTGCAGTTCTCGAAAATGTGGTGTTCGATGAACACACGCGAGAGGTGGACTATTCGGATAAATCTGTCACAGGTAGAATTGAGTATTTGAAGAATCACACGATCAAATGAGCTAGTAAGTGCCTTACTTGGTTCGTTTTTCCATCTCAGAGAACACACGTGCTGCCTACCCGATCGAGTTCATTCCAAACGCGAAGATACCCTGCGTCGGCCCTCATCCAAAAAATGTGATCTTATTGGCCTGCGACGCCTTCGGCGTGCTTCCCCCAGTCAGCAAACTCAACTTGGCTCAAACTATGTACCACTTCATAAGCGGCTACACTGCCCTGGTAAGCACAAAGCCAACTCCTCTAAGTAGAAGTAAAGCCAGACATTTTACATTGGGCTCAAGATTACATTTCACAGCTTCTTTTGGATTCAAAACTATATTTAAACTCAAGTTACAGATACTTAAAAATtaacatatagtactattaattactaAAACACCTCTAAGCTGGTTTCTCACTCTGTAGAGTCCTAACACTTGCTGGAGCTGATGCAGGTTGCCGGAACAGAGGACGGTATAAAGGAGCCTACAGCCACATTCTCTGCGTGCTTCGGTGCAGCCTTCATCATGCTTCACCCAACCAAGTATGCAGCTGTGCTGGCTGACAAGATGCAGAAACACGGAGCCACTGGGTGGCTCGTCAACACCGGCTGGTCCGGTGGAAGGTACACATACTTTTCACCTATCAATATCTTCTTTTATCTCCATTATAATGAATATCCATATTAGCAATcagtaaataaaacaaatgtcATATATCGATGTAAAGAGAGAACCGTAACCACTGTATACCTTTCTTTATTACCTGCAGCTATGGGTCAGGAAGCAGGATCAAGTTAGCTTACACGAGGAAGATAATCGACGCCATACACTCAGGTGAGCTGCTGAAGGCGAACTACGTGAAGACGGATGTGTTCGGCCTCGAGATACCAACGGAAATCGAGGGTGTTCCTGCAGAAATTCTTGATCCTGCTAATACAGTAAGCTGCATTGCTATTTAGATACACAGCCTTTTATGAGGAAATCTTGTTTTAACACTTAATTTTTGTGTGGGGCAGTGGGGTAACAAGGAGGCTCACAAGGAGACTCTTCTTAAGCTAGCTGGGCTTTTCAAGAAGAATTTCGAGGGGTTCCTCAATTATAAGATTGGGACAGATAGCAAGCTCACTGATGAGATCCTAGCAGCTGGCCCAAATTTCTGAAtctagagagggagagagtttggaagatgaaatcatttgtggtgaaagctttgcttgaattatcatgttttgtgtgattgttaacaTATACGAATGTAGCTTGAATATGATAATAAGTTATATTTATGTAAGTTATCTTGTGTTCTGGAAATTGGGAGGAGCCAAACAACATGGCcattggaaaaatatttttaaaacaataCTGTTTTATCTCTATCGCTATCATATTTGTGGACAGTGTATTTGTAAGCTTACCACGCACAGCATTTGCAGACGTGTTCGGCTATAGACTCATCGAACGGACACATACTCGAGCCCGACTTGAAAATCTTATCAAGCTTGGTTGAGGCTCGAAcctacaaaattaataaattccAAAATTTTAGCCAAACTTCAAAttgttaaatggtatagacaacatatttagagaagaaagcaatgggagaagataattgtatttgattgaatgatgaaatggtactcaacacccatatatttatagggatgttggtgacctttgagatcctacaataaatgtatattcatggaactacactattattggaacatgcacatcttcaatgcttcttggaactccattcttggaactctattattctttaatgcttattgatacttccccttttctcaacactcccgctcaaattgagtggtgggatctccaaaactcaatttggaaagcacatcttcaaagctccttgagttgactgctttagttaggatgtcggcaagttgatcctcagagcgaacaaaagggagttcgacaatcccattctcaatgttttctttgatgaagtgtctgtcaacctccacatgcttcgttcgatcatgttgtactggattttgtgagatgcttatagcggctttgttatcacaatacaactggcacttgcttggagagagattaatctctttcatcaatctccttaaccataaaatctcggtcaacccacttttaatcccacgaaattctgcttcagcactcgaaagagccaccaccttctgcttcttgcttctccatgttaccaaattacctccaacaaaggtaaagtagcctgctgtagacttcctatcgtttgggttccctgcccagtcagcatctgtataaccatgaatctcaagatgccATTTTTGgcgaacaacactccatgccctggagttcccttcaaataccaacaaatcctaagtgctgcctccatgtgatctgtctgcggcttatgcatgaactgacttacgaccccaactgcataggcaatatctggcctagtgtgcGAGAGATATATGAGTTTTCCGACCAGTCGCTGATATCGGCTACGGTCAGCCAACTTGGCTCCTTCTCTGATTTGTAATCCGTGATTAACTGCCAGaggagtgtctgctggtttacattccagtaggccagtctctgctaggatgtccaagatatacttcctttgtcgcagaaaaattcctttggttgaccttagcacttcaatcccaataaagtacttgagattccccaagtccttcatctcaaattcctgaaaaagatttttctttaattccttaatctcttctaggtcgtcacctgtaataatcatgtcatcaacatatatgattaaacatgtgatcttatcactctgcttcttaaaaaatagcgTATGGTCTAAATTGCTCTATGTATATCCATAGCTAATCATTGCCCCAGCAaacttcccaaaccatactcttggagattgcttcaatccatacaaggtcttcctcaatcggcacccttcacctgctttaaaatatgttgcaaaacctgggggtgcctccatgtaaacttcttcttccttcttcaactctccatgtaggaaggcattcgtcacatcaaactggtgtaatggccagtccctattagcagcaatggataacaacacccgaatagtgttcatcttagctactggagagaaggtctcagaatagtcaactccatatgtctgagtatagccttttgcgacaagtcgtgccttgtacctttctatcgagccatcaggtcttcttttgatagtgaagacccatcgacaacccactggtcgcttcccttctggtagaacacatttctcccatgtgtggtttcgaatcagtgcatcaatctctttcttcattgcttccctccaatgcttgtatttcatagcttcttctcatgtctgtggtatttcttcttcctcatatagtgcattctcgaaagcccgagccatctctgataAATGGCCTTTGGCTAGGTTCACAACAGAGTACCGCTTTTTCCTGTCAATCCTCTCTGGTGCATACCTTTTGGGTGGAACTCCTTTGTTTGACCTTGGTGGAAGTATGTACCTCCCAGTGTCAGGGTCAACTCCTTCGACCTCGACTTCCTCAATTTCCCTTTCTTCGGTctcaattgaattttcttctgcACTTACAGTGTTAGCCAAACAATTATCTGTATCCACGGGATTACTTACATTGGATAACCTTAACGGAGAAATATTTGAGGCGATGCCACCTTCTACGATGGACTCTACCacatcagagacttgctcagcggAATTGCTTACTGTTTTCTCTGATAGATCCGCATTAGGATTGCTTGGCGTTGGCAGTGGCattgagatccaacttagcgggtccgtatcattgttatccctaacattactcttcccctgaccgctaagatgggtaaagaagtactcagtttcaagaaagttgcagttcattgtaacaaacatccggttggactttggatcgaaacacctataccccttttgatttaccccatatcctacaaaaacgcatttgatagcgcatggggatagtttagttctttcatgtttaggaatgtggacaaaaacagagcatccgaagacgcgagtttcaagagtcaagggcggaggaatttttgtgaaggtggacaagacttgtagaggagttttgtgtttgagaatacttgtgggcaatcggtttaagagatagggtgaggtggcaatggcttctggccagaagtgtttcggggcttttgactctataagcatagaacgagtcatttcgaggagagatcgatttttcctttctgccacaccgttttgttcgggagtatgagcacatgtggtttggtgtataaggcctttgttttggaagaattatttcatggtagaattaacgaactccccccattatctgaccgaaggacctggatggttttgtgaaactgagtttggataaggttatagaaatgggtaaagtgtgacaaaacttcagatttttgtttcatgaaatatatccaggtcatgcgagtgcaatcatccacaaaaactaagaaatatcgaaaaccttgccccccaataaatggtgcgggcccccaaacatcagagtgtactaagGCAAACAGGGTTTCAACACGAGTATTACTTAATGGGTAAGAGTTCCGATGACTTTTGGATAAAAGATAAGTTTCACAGTACATGTCATGCTTAGGAATAATACTAGGAAATAAcaattttaagtaaccgatagatggatgacccaagcgccgatgccaaagccaagctttccgGTCAGCTGATCCGTGAGTTAACATGGCAATCCCTTTTTGAGccatctcatccacatagtaaagcccatcacagtgccacgcccaattatctccccggttcggatatcctgcaacagacaaaattgtggctgcattagtaacgtacaattcaattcctttgtgacatgactaatggataatAACTTATGAGACATCGAAGGAATATATAGACAATTTGATAACTGCAAAGTTGGGGAAATGTTAACGGTTCCAGCCCCCTCAACCACTGTAAATTACCCATTGGCAGTTtggatatgagattttagaggtttctgaaggttggtaaggtctgaggcatcatatgttatggtatcggttgccccacagtcaaaaatccatttatcatttttctcatggctattagatactgcacacacaactccaagcttctcgagaggctgaaatcgattttggcaagtagtttgggaaattatggaattttcagGAGATTTGGGGGCTAATTGTGACTGAGAATTTTGGTGGGGTAAAACCTGCAATTTCCCAAAGATTTGGGGGCTTCCAATAAAAGAGCCCCATAACCCTAATCTACCTGAATCGGGCGCCACCTCTTCCCTCATCAATTCTTCACTCCAATCACGAATAACACTCCCACTTCCGCCGGTGACGAAGTTTGCTGCCCCGGTTGTGTTCACCGGCTGAGCAGCTTCATTTCCGGTCCTTCCTCCTGGCTGGACAGCACCGGCGGTTTGCGCGACCCCCTGCACGGCGTTGCCACCGTGGCCTCCAACTGCTGCGGCGGCGTGCCCGCTACGGTTCCAGGGTGTTTGCGGTTGCGGCGGCTTGCCGTGcttctcttcccaccaatctggatacccaattagttcaaagcatgaatcttttgtgtgtcttttccgtttgcagtaggaacacaccaattttgacttgtcttcttcatcactttGCCGATTTCTGCCATTGCCGCCACCGCGACCATCACCGTGGCTGCCGCGACCACCACCGTTGCTGCCGCGACCGCCACCCCGAGAGCTGCCGGTAGGGTTCTGCCACCCTCGGATGGCGAGGCCGGTTCCGATTCCATCCGTGGCAGCTGCTCCGCCGGTGTTTGCCtgttgtaacactcggagtcGTGTCTCCTCCTGCTGAATCAGGTTGTACGCATATTCGACGGAGGGAAGCGGGTCCATTTTCAGTATCTCTCTCTTGgttgtttcatatttgctatcaattgcatatagaaactgacatactctctgatcttgtatgaatttgttatgaatctccatatcctttggacatttcattgggttcgtctgtttttgatcaattgaaatccagatctctcccaaccggctccatatttcttctaatGAACTGATTCCTTGTCTTAGTGTGGTTGCTTTGAACTGAAGGTCATACacctggattttatctcttccaCTCCCATATGTGACGGCCAACGCATCCCAGATATGCTTCGCCGTCGGATGTTGTGAAACTCGACTAACCAGTCGAGGCTCGATGTTTTGTATTAACCAAGTGATCACACAGTGATCGACTTGTTGCCACTGTGTGAAGGCTGGATCGGTTCGAGGTGGGGAAGGAGGCACTCCGGTGACGTGAGAGACCATTCCCCGACCACTTATTGCCGTCTTTATCAATACGGACCAAAGGGCGTAATTTTCTCCATTTAACTTGTTCCCACCAATGTGGAGGGGCTGCGTGTCGATTCTGAATGGCACGACAGCTGTTTCTGGTGGATTTGGTTGGTTAatcgcaaaactattgcgcataaaattggcaaactgccgggcaaattcatctgccatagatgaatctgaggtttcggttactatatagttgtcatttgacattttggctTATGGTTACAGGTACAacggaaaaaggaaaaacaaaaaaaatgagaaggGGCCGAAAAAGGTATCAAGGACGATGATGATACCTTATCTGAG
This window contains:
- the LOC121757917 gene encoding glycine-rich cell wall structural protein 1.8-like, whose translation is MDPLPSVEYAYNLIQQEETRLRVLQQANTGGAAATDGIGTGLAIRGWQNPTGSSRGGGRGSNGGGRGSHGDGRGGGNGRNRQNWWEEKHGKPPQPQTPWNRSGHAAAAVGGHGGNAVQGVAQTAGAVQPGGRTGNEAAQPVNTTGAANFVTGGSGSVIRDWSEELMREEVAPDSGFTPPKFSVTISPQIS
- the LOC121756833 gene encoding phosphoenolpyruvate carboxykinase (ATP) 1-like; this encodes MAANGEFSFRSSGVKGRNNLPKIHTDKKASDESDICHDDSATPVKAQTLDELHSLQKKKSAPTTPIQAALGEFAEEDRHKQQMQSISASLASLTRETGPKVVKGDPARAAETPRVAPASHHHFEPTLDISDSGLKFTHILYNLSPAELYEQAIKYEKGSFITASGALATLSGAKTGRSPRDKRVVKDETTDDLWWGKGSPNIEMDEHTFLVNRERAVDYLCSLEKVYVNDQFLNWDPEHRIKVRIVSARAYHSLFMHNMCIRPTPEELESFGTPDFTIYNAGQFPCNRYTHYMTSSTSIDVNLARKEMVILGTQYAGEMKKGLFSLMHYLMPKRGVLSLHSGCNMGKDGDVALFFGLSGTGKTTLSTDHNRYLIGDDEHCWSDNGVSNIEGGCYAKCIDLSREKEPDIWNAIKFGAVLENVVFDEHTREVDYSDKSVTENTRAAYPIEFIPNAKIPCVGPHPKNVILLACDAFGVLPPVSKLNLAQTMYHFISGYTALVAGTEDGIKEPTATFSACFGAAFIMLHPTKYAAVLADKMQKHGATGWLVNTGWSGGSYGSGSRIKLAYTRKIIDAIHSGELLKANYVKTDVFGLEIPTEIEGVPAEILDPANTWGNKEAHKETLLKLAGLFKKNFEGFLNYKIGTDSKLTDEILAAGPNF